From one Lotus japonicus ecotype B-129 chromosome 3, LjGifu_v1.2 genomic stretch:
- the LOC130749377 gene encoding OVARIAN TUMOR DOMAIN-containing deubiquitinating enzyme 3, whose protein sequence is MDHKLFNEDILEQMRNGSAKFELVSDSPVPSIAALPNRNASFFGVGNSSSLFFARVGSLFSGQSPAMKKVERLSVHKVTGDGRCLFRALVKGMAHNKGVALNQREERESADELRMAVKEVICENEGERKLYEEALIAITVDEPLPRYCKRIVRSDFWGGESELLVLSKLCKQPVIVYIPEHEHRGSGRGSGFIPIAEYGSEFRKRSSRKVVRLLFSGKNHYDLLM, encoded by the exons ATGGATCACAAGCTTTTCAATG AGGATATTCTTGAGCAGATGAGAAATGGGTCTGCGAAATTTGAGCTTGTTTCTGATTCCCCGGTTCCTTCTATTGCTGCTCTTCCTAACCGGAACGCAAGCTTCTTTGGAGTTGGAAATTCTAGCTCTCTCTTTTTCGCTAGAGTTGGTTCATTATT TAGTGGGCAGTCTCCAGCAATGAAGAAAGTTGAGCGTCTTTCCGTTCACAAGGTTACAGGGGATGGGCGGTGTCTGTTTCGAGCACTG GTCAAAGGAATGGCGCACAATAAAGGAGTTGCTCTTAACCAACgggaggagagagaaagtgCAG ATGAATTAAGAATGGCTGTGAAAGAAGTCATATGTGAAAATGAAGGAGAACGTAAGTTATATGAAGAAGCTCTCATTGCCATCACGGTTGATGAGCCTCTACCACG TTACTGCAAACGAATTGTGCGATCTGATTTCTGGGGAGGAGAGTCAGAGCTACTG GTACTGTCAAAGTTATGTAAGCAGCCAGTTATTGTGTACATACCAGAGCATGAG CATAGAGGCAGTGGTAGGGGATCTGGTTTTATTCCCATTGCAGAGTATGGAAGTGAATTTAGAAAGCGCTCTAGCAGAAAGGTTGTGAGGTTATTGTTCAGCGGTAAGAATCATTATGATCTTCTGATGTGA
- the LOC130749378 gene encoding ataxin-3 homolog, translating into MMMEGASNGGMLYHEVQESKLCAVHCVNTVLQGPFFSEFDLAALASDLDCKERQMMMLPSLASGDFLSHDSHNVSLDGDFSIQVLQKALEVWDLQVIPLDSPVAEPAQIDPELENAFICHLQDHWFCIRKVNGEWYNFDSLYAAPQHLSKFYLAAYLDSLKGFGWSIFLVRGNFPKEFPISSSEASNGFGQWLSPEDAERIIKSCSSVQAPQRVNNERQQRQDQFLSREEADMFSEMEDEDLKAAIAASLMDSAPAVTNAEASSPQIGDQSSKQGATTVASPLKDQHNKTVESIEAGVVLSDQSNKHGASMEAASSLQIDQNNQEVASTVGDSPQDENKNKENTV; encoded by the exons ATGATGATGGAAGGAGCGAGCAATGGAGGCATGTTGTACCACGAGGTACAAGAGTCCAAGCTCTGCGCTGTGCATTGTGTCAACACCGTGCTTCAAGGTCCCTTCTTCTCTGAATTCGACTTGGCTGCTCTCGCTTCCGATCTCGATTGCAAGGAGCGTCAGATGATGATGCTCCCTTCCCTTGCCTCCGGTGATTTTCTATCTCATGATTCCCATAATGTCTCCCTTGACGGTGATTTCAGTATCCAG GTCTTACAAAAGGCTCTGGAAGTGTGGGACCTGCAAGTTATCCCTCTTGACTCTCCTGTTGCCGAGCCTGCCCAGATCGATCCTGAGCTGGAAAATGCCTTCATCTGTCACTTGCAAGACCACTGGTTTTGTATCCGTAAAGTGAACGGGGAGTGGTATAATTTTGACAGCCTCTACGCAGCCCCACAGCACCTTTCCAAGTTCTACCTTGCAGCCTATCTTGACTCTCTGAAAGGTTTCGGATGGAGCATATTTCTGGTGAGAGGAAATTTTCCGAAAGAGTTCCCCATCTCCTCATCTGAAGCTTCTAATGGCTTCGGACAGTGGCTTTCACCTGAAGATGCTGAGCGGATAATTAAATCATGCAGCTCAGTACAGGCTCCTCAACGGGTGAATAATGAGCGCCAACAGCGTCAGGATCAGTTTCTGTCTCGCGAGGAAGCTGATATGTTTTCCGAGATGGAGGATGAGGATCTAAAGGCCGCGATAGCAGCTAGTCTGATGGATTCGGCCCCAGCTGTGACCAATGCTGAAGCCAGTTCTCCTCAAATTGGTGATCAAAGTAGTAAGCAAGGAGCAACTACTGTAGCTAGCCCTCTGAAGGATCAACACAACAAAACAGTGGAATCCATTGAAGCTGGTGTAGTTCTCAGTGATCAAAGCAACAAACATGGGGCGTCTATGGAAGCTGCTAGTTCTCTTCAAATTGATCAGAACAACCAAGAAGTGGCATCTACGGTAGGAGATAGCCCTCAAGATGAAAACAAGAATAAAGAAAATACCGTCTGA
- the LOC130749546 gene encoding reticulon-like protein B12 isoform X1 encodes MVSSGRLFNRERTLHQILGGGQVADIILWRRKNLTVWILLVTLAAWVVFERSGYTLLSLVSNVLLLLIVILFLWAKSAAILNRPAPPLPQLHLSDEMANEVVTFIQTRVNNLFSVSQDIVLGKDSRLFLKVAACLSLISVVGGLTDFLTLAYTSLLIVLTLPALYDRCEDYIDRYVLKCYSKLCQLYVKINEEYVSKVRYWILEKKKLS; translated from the exons ATGGTTTCATCTGGTAGATTGTTCAACAGGGAAAGAACTCTTCATCAGATCCTTGGAGGTGGTCAAG TTGCAGATATAATACTGTGGAGGAGGAAGAATCTGACTGTGTGGATATTGTTGGTCACACTAGCTGCTTGGGTTGTGTTTGAAAGATCTGGTTATACTCTTTTGTCTCTTGTTTCAAAtgttctcctcctcctcattgtcattctttttctttgggCCAAATCAGCAGCAATTCTCAACAG ACCTGCTCCACCTCTACCACAGTTGCACCTATCAGATGAAATGGCAAATGAAGTAGTAACTTTTATCCAGACCAGAGttaataatctgttttcagttTCTCAAGATATTGTTCTGGGTAAAGACTCAAGGCTGTTTCTGAAAGTAGCTGCTTGCCTCTCCTTAATTTCTGTTGTTGGTGGCTTGACTGATTTCCTTACCCTGGCATATACAA GTCTCTTAATTGTTCTTACTCTTCCAGCACTCTATGATAGATGTGAAGATTACATAGATCGATATGTGTTGAAGTGCTACAGCAAACTTTGCCAATTGTATGttaaaataaatgaagaatATGTTAGTAAAGTCCGATATTGGATTCTGGAGAAGAAAAAGTTGAGCTGA
- the LOC130749546 gene encoding reticulon-like protein B12 isoform X2, with product MVSSGRLFNRERTLHQILGGGQVADIILWRRKNLTVWILLVTLAAWVVFERSGYTLLSLVSNVLLLLIVILFLWAKSAAILNRPAPPLPQLHLSDEMANEVVTFIQTRVNNLFSVSQDIVLGKDSRLFLKVAACLSLISVVGGLTDFLTLAYTSKFASIFRFGNSSLCQNQLWELASGCQN from the exons ATGGTTTCATCTGGTAGATTGTTCAACAGGGAAAGAACTCTTCATCAGATCCTTGGAGGTGGTCAAG TTGCAGATATAATACTGTGGAGGAGGAAGAATCTGACTGTGTGGATATTGTTGGTCACACTAGCTGCTTGGGTTGTGTTTGAAAGATCTGGTTATACTCTTTTGTCTCTTGTTTCAAAtgttctcctcctcctcattgtcattctttttctttgggCCAAATCAGCAGCAATTCTCAACAG ACCTGCTCCACCTCTACCACAGTTGCACCTATCAGATGAAATGGCAAATGAAGTAGTAACTTTTATCCAGACCAGAGttaataatctgttttcagttTCTCAAGATATTGTTCTGGGTAAAGACTCAAGGCTGTTTCTGAAAGTAGCTGCTTGCCTCTCCTTAATTTCTGTTGTTGGTGGCTTGACTGATTTCCTTACCCTGGCATATACAAGTAAGTTTGCAAGCATCTTTAGATTTGGAAATTCTTCTTTatgtcaaaatcaattatgggaatTAGCTTCAGGATGCCAGAATTGA